The segment CGGCGATCGTCCTGGCCCTCTTCTTCGGGTTCCCGCTCTTCTTCCGGCGCCGCGGCTGGCGGACGTACGGCGGCGGAGGGTGGTGGACCGGCGGATGGGGCGGCGGCGGCTTCGGCGGCGGAGGATGGGGCGGCGGAGGAGGAGGGTTCTCGGGGGGCGGAGGGTCCTTCGGGGGCGGCGGGGCCTCCGGGAACTGGTGAGGAGCTTGCGATGAAGAGCTTTTTGTCCAACGTCGATCACGACCGAATCGTCTCGGCGATCGCCGCGGCGGAGGCGAGAAGCTCGGGCGAGATCCGGGTCCACGTCCATCACCGCGCCGTCCGCGATCCGATCGCCGCCGCGAAGAAGATCTTCGAGAAGCTCGGGATGACGAGGACCGCCCAGAAGAACGGCGTTCTGATCTTCGTGGCCCCGCGGTCGAGGAACTTCGCGATCCTCGGCGACTCGGGCATCCACGACCGGTGCGGCGAGCACTTCTGGAAGAGCGCCGCCGCCGAGATGACCCGTCTCTTCGGCGAGGGAGACTTCACCGGCGGAATCGTCGCGACGATCGAGAAGCTCGGCGAGGCCCTCGAGGCGCATTTTCCGCGCGGCGTGAAGGACGCCAACGAGCTGCCGAATCAGGTCGACGAAAGCTGACCGGATTCCTTTTTCCGTGACGGCTCCGGCGGCTCACGGCAGGGAAAAGCCGGACCGGCGTCCCATTCCCGGATGAGGGCCCGAAGCCGCTCGGCGTTCCCGCGGCCGCGGATCTTCGACGGGCTGACGCCGAATTCCTTCCGGAACGCCGCCGTGAAATGGCTGTGGCTCGAGTATCCGAGCTCGAGCGAGAGGGCGGCGAGGTCGATCCCCGGGTCCGCGATGCGTTCGAGCGCGATCCTCAGGCGAAGCGCCGTACGGTACCGGTGGAGCGTCCGGCCGGTCGAGCGGCGGAACAGGCGGCAGAGATGGAACGGGGACAGCGCGATCCCGCGGGCGACGTCGTCGAGCTTCAGCGGCGCCGACAGGTTTTCGAGGATCAAGGCCCGCGCCCGATCGATCCGCGCGCGTTGACGGGGAGTCACCTCGGAATCGGCGCGCCCCCTCGGCCGGAACGCGGCTTCGACGAGGGCCATCGCCATCTCGTCGACCTCGAGAGCGTCCGGGCCGGGTACCGAGCGTATCCGGTCGAGGAGCGAGCGTTGGAGGAGATAGCTCCGCGTCGAGCTCGGCCCTTCGATTCCGGCGAAGCCCTCCGCGCGCGCTTCGCTCGCCGTTCGGGCGACGTCGGCGAAGACGTCGGGGCGCACGAGCACGTAGGCGCCGTGGGAACGCTCGCCGAAATGGCGGCTCATGCGGTACGGCGCGCCGGGGTTGATCAGCAGCGTGCACGTCGGGTCGATCACGGCCGAGCGGCCGCCCGAATGAACGACGAACGCTCCGGCGTGCGTGAACGAGATCATGGGCCAGCGCTGCGCCTGGATCGCGGTCGATTCCGACGGACCCACCACGCAGCGCCAGCGACCGATTCGAAACAGCTCCGTCGCAAAGAGCGGATCGACGGCCACGCCGACCGCGAAGGAAGCGGCCGACGGAAGAGCCAACGCGGAGGAGACTTCGAGTGACGCCACGGCGTGCCTGGAGTTTCCAAGGTAACCGGTAAACCGGAAGGTGAGCTATCGAAATTTTGCGGAGCCCGCCGACGACCCCGCGGCGGTCTCCGGCACGTTGTCCGGTGTGTAACGGAATACGCCGTCCCCCATCGTCGACACGTACAGGCTTCCGTCTCCCGCGATGATCGCGTCGGTGACCCGGAGCTCCCCTCGGGGCAGCTCGAGCGCGGCGGACTCCGTCCCGCGGCGAATGACGAGGCGGCTGTCGCGCACGTCGTACCGGAAAAACGGGTGCGCGGCAGCCGCCGGGTCGGTCTTCCGGTACATCCCGCCGGAGAGAAGAGGCCGGCGGCTCACCTCGAAGAGCGTGGTCCCGCGGAACCGCGCCGACGTCGTGCGGACCTCGAGCTCCGTGCGGCCGGTCGCGTCGGAGACGAGCGAGGCGTCCACGGGCGTCCCGCTGATCGTGTCGATCTTCCTCCACGTCGCGCCGTCGGCCGTCGTCCACGCGCCCCTTTCGGTGACGACGATCGGCGCCGGGAGAGGATCTCCGAAGACCTTCAGGATCCGGCCCTCGGGCGGCCGCGCCGCGGGAAAGAAACGGCGGGCGGAGTCGGTGGACACGAGGAGGCTCGACGCCGAGGCCGTCAGCCAGACGGTCCGGCCCGCGATCGTCGCGGCGGCGAGCGCGAACGCGCCCGGAGGCGAGTCCGAAGAGATCTGGTGGGATGCGCCCGCGGCCGTTTCCCACACCCCCGACTCGACGCCGCCGTAGGCGCGGAGGAAGAGCACGCGCGAAGGATCGGCGGGATCCGGGGCGATCGCCGGGACGCGCGCCTCGTCGAGGCCATCCGAGGCGGGGACGATCGTCGCGCCGCGATCGTCGGAATAGAACATCCCTTCTCCCAGCGATCCGAGATAGAGGCAGCCGCTGCGGGGGTCGACCTCGAGCGCCGAGACGTCCAGCGTCTCGCGCGAGATCCGGTTCCAGGTCTTGCCGCCGTCGTCGGAGCGGTGAAGACCGCCGACGGTCCCCGCGTACAGGACGTTGGGCGCCTTCGGGTCGAGATGGACGACCGGCGTGCGGCGGTTCGTGAAGCCGGTCGTGAACCGGGTCCAGCGATCTCCGCCGTCGTCGGAGCGGTACACCCACCCGCAGGTCGAGACCCAGACCCGCGAGGCGTCGTGCGGGTCGAAGTCGAAGGAGTACACCGTCGCGTCGAGCACCATCCCGTTGGCGATCCGCGCCCAGGTCTCCCCCGCGTCGCGGGTCCGGAACGCCTGGCGATAGGTGCCGGCGTAGAGTGTGGCGCGATCCGCGGGATCGAACGCGAGCGACTGCACGAGGGCGAGGCCCGCGACCCCTTCGCCGCTCGGCGTCCACGAGCGCCCCCCGTCGCGCGACAGGAAGACGCCGTCGTCGCCGCCGCACGCGAGCCACTGCGGGTCGAGCGGAGATTGCGCGAAGGCGCGGGCGTCCACCGCACGGTCCCACCGGGCGAGGATCGTCCAGTCCGCGCCGTCGTCGTCCGAGACGGCCAGCAGCGCGCCGCGCCCCGTCCCGGAGAGGGCGGCCCAGAGACGGCCGGGCGTCCGGACGTCCGTCTTCAGCGTCGAAACGACGTAGCCCGGGAACTGATTGCCCGGGCGGGTCGCGCCCCACGACCGGCCCCCGTCGGACGAGTGGTAGACGTTGCCGCGCGAGGTCCCGCAGAACACGGAATCGGAACGGAAGGGATCGCTCGCGATCGCGGTGACGTCCGCGCCGAGCACCGGAATGCGCACCCAGCCGGCCCGGGCTCCGGCCGCCCAGGCGAGGAGGCCGAGGAAGAGAATGACGCGGCGGATCACCAGTGTCATCTTAACCCGGATCGTTCGCCCGGACGCGAAAACGTCCGCCCGCAGCGCGCGGACGGCCGCGTGGCCCGGCCTTTGCTATTCTCGCCGCCATGCAGCGCACGATCCGCAAAGCCGTGTTCCCCGTCGCCGGTCTCGGCACGCGGTTCCTTCCCGCCACGAAGGCACTCCCGAAGGAGATGCTGCCGCTTGTCGACAAGCCCCTCGTGCAGTACGCGGTCGAGGAGGCGCGCGACTCGGGCCTCGACCAGATCCTGCTCGTCACGGGACGCGGCAAGAACGCGATCGAGGATCACTTCGACGTCTCGTTCGAGCTCGAGGCCCTGCTCGGCGTGCGCGGCAAGGAGGACCTCCTCGCCGAGGTGCAGGAGATCTCTCAGATGATCGAGGTCGCCTACGTCCGGCAGAAGCAGGCGCTCGGCCTCGGTCACGCGATTCTCCAGGCGCGCCAGATCGTCGGCAACGAGCCGTTCGCCGTTCTGCTCGCCGACGACGTGATCGACGCCGAGCGCCCCGCCCTGCGCCAGATGATCGAAGTCTTCGAGGGCCGCGGCAATCCCGTCCTCGCCCTTTGCGAGGTGCCTCGCCAGGACACCGCGATGTACGGCATCGTGTCGGGACGCAAGATCGACGACCGGCTGACGGAGGTCACCGGCATGGTCGAGAAGCCCGCGCCGGAGCAGGCGCCTTCCAACCACGCGATCATCGGCCGCTACATCCTCACGCCTGACATCTTCGAGATCCTCGCGAGCACGCCGCCCGACCATCGGGGCGAGATCCAGATCACCGACGCGCTCAAGACGCTCCTCGGCCGCCGGCCGATCGACGGATACGCCTTCGAGGGAAAGCGCTACGACGCGGGCGACAAGCTCGGCTTCCTGAAGGCGACGGTCGAGCTCGCGTTGAAGCGCGAGGACCTCGGCGCGCCCTTCCGGGAGTATCTGGCGACGCTGACCCGTTGATCCATAAACTCGCGCGGCGATGCGTTACCGGCGAGTCCCATCCAGCGAGATGACGGTCGCGGAGCCGATCACTTCGGCCCGGTGGCGCGTGCCGGCGGGAAGGTAGAGCCGGTCTCCGGCGCGCAGATCGAAGGCGGGCCCTCTCTCGATCTCGATGCGGAGCGTGCCTTCGACGACCGCGTCGCACTTCTCCTCGGCGTGGGCGTGCCCGTCGAACACCG is part of the Thermoanaerobaculia bacterium genome and harbors:
- a CDS encoding TPM domain-containing protein, giving the protein MKSFLSNVDHDRIVSAIAAAEARSSGEIRVHVHHRAVRDPIAAAKKIFEKLGMTRTAQKNGVLIFVAPRSRNFAILGDSGIHDRCGEHFWKSAAAEMTRLFGEGDFTGGIVATIEKLGEALEAHFPRGVKDANELPNQVDES
- a CDS encoding AraC family transcriptional regulator, which produces MASLEVSSALALPSAASFAVGVAVDPLFATELFRIGRWRCVVGPSESTAIQAQRWPMISFTHAGAFVVHSGGRSAVIDPTCTLLINPGAPYRMSRHFGERSHGAYVLVRPDVFADVARTASEARAEGFAGIEGPSSTRSYLLQRSLLDRIRSVPGPDALEVDEMAMALVEAAFRPRGRADSEVTPRQRARIDRARALILENLSAPLKLDDVARGIALSPFHLCRLFRRSTGRTLHRYRTALRLRIALERIADPGIDLAALSLELGYSSHSHFTAAFRKEFGVSPSKIRGRGNAERLRALIREWDAGPAFPCREPPEPSRKKESGQLSST
- the galU gene encoding UTP--glucose-1-phosphate uridylyltransferase GalU codes for the protein MQRTIRKAVFPVAGLGTRFLPATKALPKEMLPLVDKPLVQYAVEEARDSGLDQILLVTGRGKNAIEDHFDVSFELEALLGVRGKEDLLAEVQEISQMIEVAYVRQKQALGLGHAILQARQIVGNEPFAVLLADDVIDAERPALRQMIEVFEGRGNPVLALCEVPRQDTAMYGIVSGRKIDDRLTEVTGMVEKPAPEQAPSNHAIIGRYILTPDIFEILASTPPDHRGEIQITDALKTLLGRRPIDGYAFEGKRYDAGDKLGFLKATVELALKREDLGAPFREYLATLTR
- a CDS encoding cupin domain-containing protein, translating into MEPFHRESWDPRDGEMSERRLRRAMELEGYEVAVYAYRPGTVFDGHAHAEEKCDAVVEGTLRIEIERGPAFDLRAGDRLYLPAGTRHRAEVIGSATVISLDGTRR